Genomic DNA from Setaria italica strain Yugu1 chromosome V, Setaria_italica_v2.0, whole genome shotgun sequence:
GTGATGCATCTTCGTTATTGCTGATGCAGTTTTCCTACTTTTGTTGCTGCATCACAGGTTAAGCTAACCATCATGATTGAGGACCCTAGAGATATAGAAAGGAAGAGGACACTCGGGATAGAGGACCCTGATGAAATTACTAGGGATGAtttagctgatgctttggttgaGGTACATCACCGTTTCCCTGCAATGTGTACTAAAGTGAACATTATTGTTCTTTCTGTTTGCAAATCTTGTGGCTTGGTTACTGGCCTCCATATCCATCTTTATGACCTAGCAAATATGTTTTACATTCTACCGCCATGTGGTGCTCCATTATAATTTAACTAAAAATGCGAGTACATGCATAATCTAGTGTAGTTGGTATTTGAATGATCGTGCGAAGGGAAAGCTTAAGGATGTCCTTTCCTTATGTTATGCAAGCCACGTTGCCTTTCTTTTCACAAAACATTTGAATTGATAGTCTAAAGGCTCTAAAGCATTATATCATCAATTAATTTGCAATAAATACCTGTATCCATATTTATAATTACGTACATGGATGAGCTATTCCCTTTCTATTTTAGTTCCCTatgtttttattaaaaaaatcttGCTAATCATCTCAAATTTATATTGTCATATAATCAACTGCATGAGAAATTTTGCAATATGATCTCTATTTCCCACcctgaaataaaagaaaatagcaAGATGGCTTATTTTTATTAACTGCAAATAACTATTCATAAGGAAACAGTGACCAGATTGTTACAAAGTTCATAGCCATCTTCTGAACAAAGACCTCATGATTCTAGTTTTATGAATTTATAGAAATGAAACTTTATCACGGTTTTTTACCTTCAAACTGTGGCACTTCACATGAATTGCACAATGAAGATTTAATATTCTTGCAAAAACCTGAGCCACTAATACGCAGCTTGCATATATAGGTTAATGAGGGACGGATTCCAGAGAATCGTATTGCACTTCAGttgcttgccaaggagatggcaGAATGGCCCGACCTTGAGGTAATATCAAGAACCCaattcttctcttcctccccacTAAATTACCACCACGAGTCGTCTGCTGTCATTTTACCTGAGTATAGATAGTTTCACACCTTTCACCCATACTTGATTATTGCcttattttctctctctaatACAATGaagcgcagctctcctgcgttttcaaaaaaaaaagattattgccttatttttatgtattttttttagccTTCAGCATTTTCTTCATTTGCTGCATCATTTTTCTCTCATTACTGAACATTCTAAGTAGAACTGTATATTATTTTGAGTTCCATTTTCAAATCCATCGTGCAGGTAGAAGCTCCAAAAGGGAAGGGCAAACCTGGGAAATCTGTCTATGCAAAGGCCACGGATACTGGCATCGATCCTGAGACAGCTGCTAAAAGACTTAACCTTGACTGGGACTCAGCTGCTGATATAgatggggaagaggaggaggaggatgaaactGAAGTGCCTGCTGCAGTGGTAAGCAATTGTCTTTGAAATACTCCAATAAATGTGTTATACTATGGGTGCAACAAACAAATTGAACAACTTTAACTAAATGCTCGTACTTTAACGGTCTTCTATCACGCATTTGAACAATATATTCTTTTGTTCTGTTCTGCAGGGATACGGTGCTCTGTATTTGTTAACGGCCTTTCCCGTTATTATTGGAATCTCAGTTGTTCTAATTCTTTTCTACAATTCTCTGCAGTAGCGAACCCCTGTGCCCCTTCCCTTCTTTAGCGAGATGTTGCCTTTGTAAATCTGAGTTGCAAGGCTAGTTAATCAGTATTTTTGTCCCATTTTTTCCAGCTTACTCTCACTGTTGCAGATGTTTAAAATAGTAACGGCAAAGATATGACGAGTTGTAAAGATGTGAAATTGCAAACTTAAAATAAACCTTGAAGATAGTTTTTTCTTATGAGAAAATGGAAACTTCATCCTTTTCTGCACCTCAAATGCACAAATAATGTATTCTAGAGATAAATATAACCTGTTATTTCATTGCTAATAATTTTAACCAGTTTTTTTCCTTAAGAACATATTTGAATAAAGgaagttttgtttagattttaTTAACTGGGTTATATTAAAAGACAATAATCAACTTAGTAGCAGGCACCTACCCATCCAAGGCAACAGCAGCTGACGCTGACCACAGTTAGTGTAGAGATAATTGCAGAGGGGGCCCAAAGCTTGCGGACGTGATGAAATCAGAGGTCAACCGACACACTGTGGCTTGGAGACAACGCAGGAGTGCACGACGGCACGACCTCTGATGTGCTCTCCACCATTTCGTCAATCCCATCCCGTGTGTTCTTCTCCTCATGGACGCACGACTAAGGGACCTCCGGTCGCAAGCTCACATTTCCTTGTGGCATGATGAGTCTAGAAGAAGCTTCGTCATTCAAGAAAGAAGCTGATGAAACCCGGGTAGCCAGCGATGGAGAGCAAGGGCGTGCGGCGACAGCGAGAGACCctaccgccggccggccgtttCGTTCCCGTTCGTCGGTCACCGAGCTCTCGAGCACCGCGTCGTCGATCAGCTACCGGAAGGCGCGGCACGACaagatcggcggcggcgacggcttcTGGTGCGGCGTCCTGTGCATGCACCTGCCGGGCCTGTCCAGGAGGCGGTCGATGCAGCAGCGGCAGTCCATAAGCCCGAGCGAGGCGGACGCCCGGGCCAGCACGGCCGGAGCCGGCGGGGCCCGGGCGAGCACAGTGTCCATGGAGGGGTTCAAGTACAGCTCGTCGTCCGCCGGCATCGTGTTCGagcgcgcggacagggaggaggaagaggaagagcaacaGGAGGAGGTGTCGGCGTACTTCGACCTGCCGCTGGAGCTCCTGAGGATCAGCAGCGTCGACACGGAGTCGCCGGTCACGGCGGCGTTCGTCTTCGACGGCAGCTGTGGCCGGGGCGCCAAGAAGGTCGTCCCCGAGATGCAGGACCTCGATTTCAGcttccccgcgccgccggaTTTCTCGAGCCCTTCGTCGCCAAGGTCCTGAAACTACACGGGAGGAGGTGCTCCACAGTATCACAACGACTTTTGAGCGCGGGTCATGCGATCGACAGCTTTTGCGTTTCCCACCACTGATGTGCTGTGTATTTGGTGTTCGTACACATttcgtcatcatcttcttcttcttttcttgcgCTGCATGCATGCTAACAAGGTTGcaattgtgaatttgtgatggtCGGGTGTTTAGATCAGCTGATGCAACAATTCTACGTTCGACTTCAATCACGACAAACAAAGAAACAAGCTTCAGCTGGAGTCTCCAGAGGTAGCCCGCAGCCACGCACGACCCAGTAGCATTTGCTACAACAGCAATCTCGTTTCAGTGATCATCAGCTTGTAGAATTTGTGTGTCTCAGTGTTCTACTCTTCATTCAGGATCTACCAAAAAAGAATCGTGCATTCGTTACCGTGTTCCTATATGTGCATTGGTAGAAAGAATCAGTAGTTCAACTCATCATTTGTCATTTTAACGATGTCAATTTTGCACTAAGTTCCCTTGATTATTCAGTAACAGAATGCGACTTGATTATTCAGTAACAGGTATATATTGTCCTTGTCCAGGTCTTAGTGGATGGAGCCATTATAATCCAGCTCCTCATGACCGCAAAGTGTAGCTAGAGCTGTTTTTAGCTATTAACTGCTGCAAGCTGCAAAGAAAATTATGCCTGAGGGGCAAAAGGCTGCATAAGTATCAGGAAGCCTGAGGGCTTTTCAAAAGTCAGCACATGTAATTCTCATGGGAAGCCAATTATGCCCAACAAAATTGACGTGAATTGAATTAATCCACCAACCGCAACGACAAACACATCAAGTCTCCTGCAATTATCTACTCCCTTTctcctaaattataggttgttttgattttttagatttgttgactttgttatgcacttagatataccttaTGTCTAGAct
This window encodes:
- the LOC101787008 gene encoding protein CHLOROPLAST ENHANCING STRESS TOLERANCE, chloroplastic; its protein translation is MALLTAQLAPLLSPARHRVAPPPLLAAATTPSPLISLFPHGHRHHDALCTNGRPLRLRRRSASLEREESGASETTFAPEEDPGPPVPSDDDAEDSVTASAEQAEASPEDLENIREVKRVLELLKKNRDMTFGEVKLTIMIEDPRDIERKRTLGIEDPDEITRDDLADALVEVNEGRIPENRIALQLLAKEMAEWPDLEVEAPKGKGKPGKSVYAKATDTGIDPETAAKRLNLDWDSAADIDGEEEEEDETEVPAAVGYGALYLLTAFPVIIGISVVLILFYNSLQ